The genomic interval TTGCAGTTTTACGCCGAAGTTGGCCGTGTGGGTAGGATCCTTTTGTTCCTTACCTATGGCCGGCGGAGCACCAAACGAGCAAAATACCGGGGGATCGTCTGGAGTTACCAGGGCATAAGGGGAGTACTCGGCAATCCAGGGCAGGATGCTATCACGCTCTGCCAGAAACTGGGAAAAGTTCTTTTTCCCAAAAGCGTGTCCGCCATAGCGACTGTTGGGTGTCCACTCTATCATCTGTTTTGGATCGAGAGTGGTCTGAGGTCCGTTAACCGCGGCACACCAGAGGCGGGTGGATTCACGGGCGACCGGGTCCTTGCTGTCGGGATCGGCCAGATCGTCGTGATAGGCCAGCCAGAGGCTGGAACAGGCTCCTGCCGAACCACCGGCGGCACCGATACGGGTTTTATTAATATTCCACTCTTTGGCCTTGCTCCGGACAAACTGCAAGGCACGGGCGGCATCATGCAAAGGCGCTTTCACCGGAGGCACAACATCTTCCGAATGTTTCATCAAGCGGTAGTTGATTGCCACGACGGAAATACCTGCTTTCAACAGTACTTCCGTGTCCGCAAAACGATCGAGACGCTCCTTGCTTCCGCCTGTCCATCCACCACCGTGAATGACAATAACCACTGGTGTGGGCGTGCTGGACGGAGCTTTCCAGAAATCAAGAACGTGTCGTTCATGGTCTCCATAACGAACTTCAGCCAAAGTGGGTTTGGGCACGGATTCGGCATAGTGCGGCTCGGGTTCTGCTTTTTCCGTTTTTTGCGCCTGAAGGTTGATCGCGAAGGCCGCCAAACAGAGGAAAACGGAGTAGGGAAGTTGATTGGATTTCATT from Verrucomicrobiota bacterium carries:
- a CDS encoding alpha/beta hydrolase; amino-acid sequence: MKSNQLPYSVFLCLAAFAINLQAQKTEKAEPEPHYAESVPKPTLAEVRYGDHERHVLDFWKAPSSTPTPVVIVIHGGGWTGGSKERLDRFADTEVLLKAGISVVAINYRLMKHSEDVVPPVKAPLHDAARALQFVRSKAKEWNINKTRIGAAGGSAGACSSLWLAYHDDLADPDSKDPVARESTRLWCAAVNGPQTTLDPKQMIEWTPNSRYGGHAFGKKNFSQFLAERDSILPWIAEYSPYALVTPDDPPVFCSFGAPPAIGKEQKDPTHTANFGVKLQEHCRDVGVKCDFVYPGAPNVKFENPTDYLIATLTASY